One Marinifilum sp. JC120 genomic window, TTTTAGGRGGTCTACAGCCATTATGTGGCATAGGGGTTACRTCYCGTACRAAACTTAAWAGTATACCRCTTCTRCGAATAGCYCGTAATGCYGCATCTCTTCCGAGWCCAGGRCCTTTTATCMTTACTTCWGCTCGTTGCATACCTTGATCCACTACTGCTCGAAT contains:
- the rpsK gene encoding 30S ribosomal protein S11 translates to IRAVVDQGMQRAEVXIKGPGLGRDAALRAIRRSGILLSFVRDVTPMPHNGCRPPKKRRV